CGGTCTTCCGTGCCCGGGCCTCGGCTGCACTGATATCAGCGGCTTTCTGGGCCTCCGCCTCGGTGCGTTGCGCGTACGCCTTGGCATCGGCCGGTTTGCGCACGGAGGTCTGCAGCTTTTGCTCCTCACGATCAGCTTCCAGCTTGGCCACCTGTGTTTCCTGCACCACCACCTGCTGACGTGCGCTTGCCTCAGCCAGCGGCCCTGCCTGAGCGGCGTTAGCCTTGGCCGTTTCCGCGTTGGCAAGCGCCGCCGATTGTCTGATCGCCGAGATGCTTTGCGCGTCGGCTATCAACGAGGCCGCCTCCGCTTCCTTTTCGGCCGCTTCACGGTTCCGTGTGGCCTCGGCGATGCGCGCCTCCATGACCACCTGGGCAATGTGCGGTTTTGCCAGGTTTTGGATATAGCCGGTGGGGTCTTCCAAATCTTTGATCTGCAGCGAATCCACCACCAGTCCCAGCTTCTCCATTTCAATGCCGCTGGCGCTGCGCACCTGGGAGGCGAGCTTGTCGCGTTCCCTGATGATTTCCTCCACCGTCATGCTGCCAATGATGGAACGCAGATGACCCTCAAAGACGTTGTACACCTGGCTTTCCATCTTGGGCTGCTGCCCTAGGAAACGCCGGGCGGCATTGGCGATGAACGGCGTCGAATCCCCTATTTTGAAGATGACCACGCCTTGGACCACCACCGGGATGCCCTGAGAGGTGACGCAGTTGACCTGCAGTTCGGTCTCATTAAGTGTCAGGGACAGCGTCCGCACGGTTTGCAGGCCCGGGATCACGAAGGCCCCCTTGCCGGTGACGATCTTAAAGTCCATGCCGTCGGTGGTGCCCACATTGCCACGGGTGAAACCGGAGATGATCAAGGCCTCATTGGGTTCGGCCACCTGCCACATCATTTTCACACCAGCCCGGATCAGCAGGAGGATTATCACCACAGCAACAATCACAACGACTGCGGGTATGAACGGGGTTATGTATTGCATGACCAGGTCCTTTCAACGAAGAGGAACGGTCGCGGCGGTGAACCCTGGCCCGAAGCCAGGACGAATCCCAACGGCCTGAATATGAAGTTATGGGCCAGCCCTGACCAGAGCGCCTGGCCGGTGAAGTCCGCTAGGACCAAAAATACTCGCTATTTCTTGGCGTAGGCCGAGTACAGCCGAGGAATTTTGGCGTCCCCGTCTGGCGGCCACCGCGGCGATGTGACCCCTCAACGGCTCGTAAGCACCGCGGCGATGTGACCCCTCAACGGAGCAGTATGAGCCAGCTGGCTACTCCCCCGCCGGCTCGGCAAACCAGAGCCGTGTCTCCCCGTATTTCTTCCCCGACAACAGCTCCAACGACACCGGCCAGCTCGGCTGGGGCGTGCGGGCAGAGCGCTCCACCACAACCACCGCATAGCTGCTCAGCCGGGGCCCCAATAACTCCAGCACCAAGGTGAGTTCCTCCTCGGTCAGCGGGTAGGGCGGGTCCAAGAAGACCAGATCCCACTGGTCCACGCCCGCGTCGGCTACGCGTGCCATAAACGATTCAACCTTGGAACGCTGAACCTTCACCACCTTGGACCCCAAGACCTTGTTGACAAGTTCGGCGTTAAGCTGGCAGACGGCGGCGGCCTTGTCGTTGAACTCCACCAACTCCACCGATTTGGCTCCACGGCTGGCGCTTTCCACCCCCAGGGAGCCGGACCCGGCGTAGAGGTCCAGCACCCGGGCGTCGGCGAGCATGTTCAATGACTCGAGCCGGGAAAACAACGCCTCCTTGACCCTGTCCGTGGTGGGTCTGGTGCCTTCCCCGGGCACCGACACCAGCGGCATGCCGCCAGCTGCCCCGGCAACAATGCGGCTCACTGCACTGCCTCGCACGTCTTTGGTTCACTAGCCACGTTCAAGGAATGCCTCATTCTTCTCCGTCACATACGTTTCAATTTCAAGTTTTAGCGCCGGGTGGAACTCAAGGCCCGGATCGGCCGCCACAATCTCTGTGGCATCCGCCCGGGCGCGTTCGATCAGTTCCCCATCTCGCAACACGCTGAGCATGCGCAGGCCGGTCCGCCCGCCTGACTGCCTGGCCCCCAGGATGTCACCCTCGCGCCGCAACTCCAGGTCCTCCCGCGCCAGGACAAACCCGTCAATTGTAGCCTCCACAGCGGCCAGGCGCTTCCGGCTCGGATGCCCCGGTTCCAGACTCGTCACCAGCAGGCACGTCCCCGGATGACCGCCGCGCCCAACCCGCCCACGCAGCTGGTGAAGCTGTGACATCCCAAACCTGTCGGCATCCAGGATCACCATCAAGGTGGCGTTGTGGACATCCACACCCACCTCGATCACCGTGGTGGAGACCAAAACGTCAATGTTACCGGCGGTAAACTCCGCCATGGTCTCCTGCTTGTCCCCTGTGTCCAGCCGGCCGTGAAGTGCCTGGATGCGGGTGCCTGTTAGGGCCGGGACCGTGCGCAAATACTCGACGACGTCAAGCACCCCGGCCATGGGGCGCGCCTCACCGCCCCTGATCTCGGCCGGCTCGATCACCGAATCTGGGTCGTCACCGATCTTCGGGCAAACAACATAGACCTGGTGCCCGGCGTCGACCTCTTCCCGGGTGCGCGCCCACACCCGCTTCTCCCAGCCCGGGTGCTCGGCCAACGGGGCCACATGGGTGGTGATGGGTGCGCGCCCGGCCGGCAACTCCGTCAGCTCGGAGACTTCCAGATCACCAAAAACGGTCATGGCCACTGTGCGCGGGATGGGGGTGGCCGTCATGACCAAAAGGTGCGCAGGCTTGTGCGCCTTGGAGCGCAGGGCATCGCGCTGTTCAACACCAAAACGGTGCTGCTCATCAACAACAATCAGGCCCAGATCGGCAAATTGCACATTCTCGGACAGCAGCGCGTGGGTGCCGATTACGATTCCGGCCTCCCCGGAGGCGGCGGCCAGCATAGCCTTCTTGCGGGCGACTGCCGTCAATGATCCCGCCAGCAGGGTCAGCGTTGTGGCGTGGGGGCCGCCCAGGAGGGGCCCGGAGCCCAGCCCGCCCAGCAGAGCGGCGATGGAGCGCAGATG
This region of Arthrobacter alpinus genomic DNA includes:
- a CDS encoding ATP-dependent DNA helicase RecG, giving the protein MTSSDPSAAYTDLGLELSRLVGVATAKSVAKALEITTVGEMLHQFPRRYLARGDLTDLNQLPLDEEVTILARVVGLSTRYMQTRKGTISDVVITDNSGRPSALKISFFNGFKAKKELQPGVLAMFSGKVTLYGGNKSLTNPGYVLLPDDELAEHEVEVQAAKPVPIYPATAKFPSWKTEDVIEALLPALDLARVPDPVPPKFAARERLIPLWEAYELIHRPTSMEDFPRARKRFRYQEALALQTSLAQKRFEAVHQDATGRPLRPGGLLDAFDAQLPYTLTTGQREIGEVIAAEIAAGHPMHRLLQGEVGSGKTVIALRAMLQVVDAGGQAAFLAPTEVLAAQHLRSIAALLGGLGSGPLLGGPHATTLTLLAGSLTAVARKKAMLAAASGEAGIVIGTHALLSENVQFADLGLIVVDEQHRFGVEQRDALRSKAHKPAHLLVMTATPIPRTVAMTVFGDLEVSELTELPAGRAPITTHVAPLAEHPGWEKRVWARTREEVDAGHQVYVVCPKIGDDPDSVIEPAEIRGGEARPMAGVLDVVEYLRTVPALTGTRIQALHGRLDTGDKQETMAEFTAGNIDVLVSTTVIEVGVDVHNATLMVILDADRFGMSQLHQLRGRVGRGGHPGTCLLVTSLEPGHPSRKRLAAVEATIDGFVLAREDLELRREGDILGARQSGGRTGLRMLSVLRDGELIERARADATEIVAADPGLEFHPALKLEIETYVTEKNEAFLERG
- a CDS encoding flotillin family protein, coding for MQYITPFIPAVVVIVAVVIILLLIRAGVKMMWQVAEPNEALIISGFTRGNVGTTDGMDFKIVTGKGAFVIPGLQTVRTLSLTLNETELQVNCVTSQGIPVVVQGVVIFKIGDSTPFIANAARRFLGQQPKMESQVYNVFEGHLRSIIGSMTVEEIIRERDKLASQVRSASGIEMEKLGLVVDSLQIKDLEDPTGYIQNLAKPHIAQVVMEARIAEATRNREAAEKEAEAASLIADAQSISAIRQSAALANAETAKANAAQAGPLAEASARQQVVVQETQVAKLEADREEQKLQTSVRKPADAKAYAQRTEAEAQKAADISAAEARARKTELEAQANATAAAATAGATRVTGEAEAAATKARGDAAASAIKARALAEAEGIKARAEALGTNQEAVISQQLAENMPAIVAAAAEPFAHVGQLTVLNGGDGLNTMVGGILSQVGNYLPALTHALKNGKTPAPQPPETPRA
- the rsmD gene encoding 16S rRNA (guanine(966)-N(2))-methyltransferase RsmD, translating into MSRIVAGAAGGMPLVSVPGEGTRPTTDRVKEALFSRLESLNMLADARVLDLYAGSGSLGVESASRGAKSVELVEFNDKAAAVCQLNAELVNKVLGSKVVKVQRSKVESFMARVADAGVDQWDLVFLDPPYPLTEEELTLVLELLGPRLSSYAVVVVERSARTPQPSWPVSLELLSGKKYGETRLWFAEPAGE